The Trueperaceae bacterium genome includes a window with the following:
- the rpoD gene encoding RNA polymerase sigma factor RpoD — MTKAASKPAASKGAASKAATAEATTKATAKATKATAKPAEAATSPATEADEAPAAKPAAKSAAAKGAAKDGKGAAKSQAKGSTAKANTVKGAAAKPTPAKGAAAEPAEEAEPAGPAWLRSPIIASLVARGKEAAGQLDSEEVSDAFRRAVEGAGLDPEEQNFEDLMGLLEARGVVVADLAEDEMLDEDDVDDELDEDEADELDREELEARAEAMADARPKTNDPVRQYLQEIGRVKLLTLDEEIDLARRIEDGEAARAVLAEWNGQGDERERRRQQRVVEDGDLARKHLIEANLRLVVSIAKKYNGRGMSFLDLIQEGNQGLIRAVEKFEYRRRYKFSTYATWWIRQAINRAIADQSRTIRIPVHMVETINKLTRASRRLQQELSREPTFAEIADAMGPDWNAEKVEEAFKLTREPFSLETPIGDEEDSFYGDFIPDDNIESPVDEASKNILSEELEEALNKLNEREAMVLKLRKGLVDGREHTLEEVGSHFGVTRERIRQIENKALRKLKYHESRTRKLRDFLD; from the coding sequence GTGACCAAGGCCGCGTCGAAGCCGGCCGCGAGCAAGGGCGCCGCGAGCAAGGCCGCGACGGCCGAGGCGACGACGAAGGCGACCGCCAAGGCTACGAAGGCGACCGCCAAGCCGGCCGAGGCCGCCACGAGCCCCGCTACCGAAGCCGACGAGGCCCCCGCGGCCAAGCCCGCCGCCAAGTCCGCGGCCGCGAAGGGCGCCGCCAAGGACGGCAAGGGCGCCGCCAAGAGCCAGGCCAAGGGGAGCACCGCCAAGGCGAACACTGTCAAGGGAGCTGCCGCCAAGCCGACGCCGGCCAAGGGCGCCGCCGCCGAACCCGCCGAGGAGGCGGAGCCGGCGGGTCCGGCGTGGCTGCGTTCGCCGATCATCGCGTCGCTCGTCGCGCGTGGCAAGGAGGCGGCGGGGCAGCTCGACTCCGAGGAGGTCAGCGACGCCTTCCGCCGCGCCGTGGAGGGTGCCGGCCTCGACCCCGAGGAGCAGAACTTCGAGGACCTCATGGGCCTCCTCGAGGCGCGCGGCGTGGTGGTCGCCGACCTGGCCGAGGACGAGATGCTCGACGAGGACGACGTCGACGACGAACTCGACGAGGACGAGGCCGACGAGCTCGACCGCGAGGAGCTCGAGGCGCGGGCCGAGGCCATGGCCGACGCGCGGCCGAAGACGAACGATCCGGTGCGGCAGTACCTGCAGGAGATCGGCAGGGTGAAGCTACTGACCCTCGACGAGGAGATCGACCTCGCGCGTAGGATCGAGGACGGCGAGGCGGCCAGGGCCGTGTTGGCCGAGTGGAACGGGCAGGGGGACGAGCGTGAGCGGCGCCGTCAGCAGCGGGTCGTCGAGGACGGCGACCTGGCCCGCAAGCACCTCATCGAGGCGAACCTGCGGCTGGTCGTGAGCATCGCCAAGAAGTACAACGGCCGCGGCATGAGCTTCCTGGACCTCATCCAGGAGGGCAACCAGGGTCTGATCCGCGCCGTGGAGAAGTTCGAGTACCGGCGACGCTACAAGTTCTCCACCTACGCCACCTGGTGGATTAGGCAGGCCATCAACCGCGCCATCGCAGACCAGTCGCGCACCATCCGCATCCCGGTGCACATGGTCGAGACGATCAACAAGCTCACGCGCGCCAGCCGCAGGCTCCAGCAGGAGCTCTCGCGCGAGCCGACCTTCGCCGAGATCGCCGACGCCATGGGGCCCGATTGGAACGCCGAGAAGGTCGAGGAGGCGTTCAAGCTGACCCGCGAGCCGTTCTCCCTCGAGACGCCCATCGGCGACGAGGAGGACAGCTTCTACGGCGATTTCATCCCCGACGACAACATCGAGTCGCCCGTGGACGAGGCCTCCAAGAACATCCTCAGCGAGGAGCTCGAGGAGGCGCTCAACAAGCTGAACGAGCGCGAGGCCATGGTCCTGAAGCTCCGCAAGGGCCTCGTGGACGGTCGCGAGCACACCCTCGAGGAGGTCGGCAGCCACTTCGGCGTCACGCGCGAGCGCATCAGGCAGATCGAGAACAAGGCGCTGCGCAAGCTGAAGTACCACGAGAGCCGCACCCGCAAGCTCCGCGACTTCCTCGACTGA
- a CDS encoding ABC transporter substrate-binding protein, with protein sequence MRPTRNPFGARARLARLPALACALALLVAATGAALAQGDLPGSFSIGIIIPDGDGAGPLAAAVARAASQGAAMAGDEFAFNASMLDYTFTAPVVAADGPDAVVAAAETLTADGAFAVVGGFDEAEAAALADWSATAGVPFVNVGASADVLRNEQCRPLTFHVEPSAAMYLDAMAGWYVRSGQRNWFFVTGADDESAAQLARVRRTLADRHFGAREVGQVEVAAAADWADVAARATRAKADLVVLLLPAATQVEAVAGLEAGGLQAMVTGFPYPAAQTRAFYAAWRDAAPRLGSGHRVAAWEATIDAYGARELNARYRAAYGEPMDPSAWAVYQGVKVLYEAAFFGGGTDATTVTGYLEDPQSVFDVWKGIGTSFRPWDRQLREPLYLVKVDATATDPFTLATLVGELPAIYMPGTEVVERLDQIGDLAGASRCR encoded by the coding sequence ATGCGACCCACCCGGAACCCGTTCGGTGCCCGCGCCCGGCTGGCGCGCCTGCCGGCTCTGGCCTGCGCCCTCGCGCTCCTGGTCGCCGCGACCGGCGCGGCGTTGGCGCAGGGGGACCTGCCCGGCTCGTTCTCCATCGGGATCATCATCCCGGACGGCGACGGGGCCGGGCCGCTCGCTGCCGCCGTGGCGCGCGCGGCGTCGCAGGGGGCGGCCATGGCGGGCGACGAGTTCGCCTTCAACGCCAGCATGCTCGACTACACCTTCACCGCTCCAGTGGTCGCGGCCGATGGTCCCGACGCGGTGGTGGCGGCCGCCGAGACGCTCACGGCCGACGGGGCGTTCGCCGTCGTCGGCGGCTTCGACGAGGCGGAGGCGGCCGCGCTGGCCGACTGGTCGGCGACGGCCGGCGTGCCGTTCGTCAACGTCGGAGCGTCGGCGGACGTACTCCGCAACGAGCAGTGCCGTCCGCTGACGTTCCACGTCGAGCCGAGCGCCGCGATGTACCTGGACGCCATGGCGGGCTGGTACGTGAGGTCGGGGCAGCGGAACTGGTTCTTCGTCACCGGGGCCGATGACGAGTCGGCGGCGCAACTCGCCCGCGTCAGGCGCACCCTGGCGGACCGCCACTTCGGGGCGCGCGAGGTGGGCCAGGTCGAGGTCGCCGCGGCGGCGGATTGGGCCGACGTGGCCGCGCGCGCGACGCGCGCCAAGGCCGACCTGGTGGTCCTGCTGCTGCCGGCCGCGACCCAGGTGGAGGCCGTGGCGGGCCTGGAGGCCGGCGGGCTACAGGCGATGGTCACCGGCTTCCCCTACCCGGCGGCGCAGACGCGGGCCTTCTACGCGGCCTGGCGCGACGCGGCGCCGCGCCTGGGCAGCGGCCACCGCGTCGCCGCGTGGGAGGCCACGATCGACGCCTACGGCGCGCGCGAGCTGAACGCCCGCTACCGCGCGGCCTACGGCGAGCCGATGGACCCGAGCGCCTGGGCCGTCTACCAGGGGGTGAAGGTCCTCTACGAGGCCGCCTTCTTCGGGGGCGGCACCGATGCGACCACCGTCACCGGTTACCTGGAAGACCCGCAGTCGGTGTTCGACGTCTGGAAGGGGATCGGCACCAGCTTCAGGCCGTGGGACCGGCAGCTGCGCGAGCCGCTCTACCTCGTCAAGGTGGACGCCACCGCCACCGACCCGTTCACGTTGGCCACGCTGGTAGGGGAGCTGCCGGCCATCTACATGCCCGGCACGGAGGTGGTGGAGCGCCTCGACCAGATCGGCGACCTCGCGGGTGCCAGCCGGTGCCGGTGA
- a CDS encoding HAMP domain-containing histidine kinase, producing the protein MSLRGSVFLAVLLVVGCTTAMEALLDVVIDRFGDERLFLDLLDVPATLLIAGVGAWLLARRISRPLKELTRATHAVATLTPVPATLRPTGQDELAELVTSFNEMAAAVEAAVERERAFTRYASHELRTPLSAMRLQLERLELGAATTSDVLPALARGVARLEEIIAALLSLARESDSAGDPRPAAAVLSSVIDALPAPDRRRVSVHGNGCSALVRNPRLFQRAVVNLVDNALRHGAGTTNVRLSASGGRLILRVEDDGPGLAPPALERVTEALNRGPAREDGHGLGLSFVAFLAKALGGDLRLTSAGAGLRAELSLPIAAGPEGAPGRHP; encoded by the coding sequence GTGAGCCTGCGCGGCTCCGTCTTCCTCGCCGTGCTCCTCGTGGTGGGTTGCACCACCGCCATGGAGGCCCTCCTGGACGTGGTGATCGACCGCTTCGGTGACGAGCGCCTGTTCCTCGACCTGCTCGACGTGCCCGCCACCCTCCTCATCGCCGGTGTCGGGGCCTGGCTCCTCGCGCGCCGCATCTCCCGACCGCTGAAGGAGCTGACCCGCGCCACGCACGCGGTCGCCACGCTCACGCCCGTGCCGGCGACGCTCAGGCCGACCGGGCAGGACGAGCTGGCGGAGCTGGTCACCAGCTTCAACGAGATGGCCGCGGCCGTCGAGGCCGCCGTGGAGCGCGAACGGGCGTTCACCCGCTACGCCTCCCACGAGCTGCGCACGCCGCTCAGCGCCATGCGGCTCCAGCTCGAACGACTGGAACTCGGCGCCGCCACCACCTCCGACGTGCTGCCGGCCCTCGCTCGCGGCGTCGCGCGGCTCGAGGAGATCATCGCGGCGCTACTGTCGCTCGCGCGCGAGTCGGATAGCGCTGGCGACCCGCGCCCGGCCGCGGCCGTCCTCAGTTCCGTGATCGACGCCCTCCCGGCTCCGGACCGCCGGCGCGTGAGCGTGCACGGGAACGGTTGCTCCGCCCTGGTCCGGAACCCGCGGCTGTTCCAGCGGGCGGTGGTCAACCTGGTCGACAACGCCCTGCGTCACGGCGCCGGCACGACGAACGTGCGGCTGAGCGCGAGCGGCGGGCGGTTGATCCTTCGCGTGGAGGACGACGGCCCCGGCCTGGCCCCGCCGGCCCTCGAGCGCGTCACCGAGGCCCTCAACCGCGGGCCGGCCCGGGAGGACGGCCACGGCCTCGGCCTGTCGTTCGTCGCGTTCCTAGCGAAGGCGCTAGGGGGCGACCTGCGCCTGACGAGCGCCGGCGCCGGCCTGAGGGCGGAGCTGTCGCTGCCCATCGCGGCCGGCCCTGAAGGAGCGCCCGGGCGCCACCCATGA
- a CDS encoding c-type cytochrome codes for MTRKLTKVVALLAGLVLAGLAAQVAAQDGATPDVTLATDADYGAHLATPGGNSLYLYVEDGDGASACVDACSKNWPALLVGDDGVATVGEGLDQNLVATYTRPDGGVQVTYGGHPLYTFRRDTAEGTTRGQKLGDAFFLVSPRGEAITEKLPQQKVELAPEELEALMTRGGQLFAANCAVCHGAEGGGGIGPALAGNSIVGNTPFIAERIINGFIEHGMPGFGTALDDHEIAAVATFVRNSWGNDFGAVLDEEVSAER; via the coding sequence ATGACGAGGAAACTCACGAAGGTGGTGGCCCTGCTAGCGGGCCTGGTGCTCGCAGGCCTGGCGGCTCAAGTGGCCGCGCAGGACGGGGCCACGCCCGACGTCACGCTGGCGACGGACGCCGACTACGGCGCGCACCTCGCCACCCCGGGCGGCAACTCCCTCTACCTCTACGTCGAGGATGGTGACGGCGCCAGCGCCTGCGTGGACGCCTGCAGCAAGAACTGGCCAGCCCTCCTGGTGGGCGACGACGGCGTGGCGACGGTGGGCGAGGGGCTCGACCAGAACCTGGTCGCCACCTACACCCGCCCCGACGGCGGCGTCCAGGTCACCTACGGCGGGCACCCCCTCTACACGTTCCGCCGCGACACGGCAGAGGGCACGACGCGCGGCCAGAAGCTGGGCGACGCCTTCTTCCTCGTCTCCCCCCGCGGCGAGGCCATCACCGAGAAACTACCCCAACAGAAGGTCGAGCTCGCCCCCGAGGAGCTGGAGGCCCTGATGACGCGTGGCGGTCAGCTCTTCGCCGCCAACTGCGCCGTCTGCCACGGCGCCGAGGGCGGAGGCGGCATCGGCCCGGCGCTCGCCGGCAACTCGATCGTGGGCAACACCCCGTTCATCGCCGAGCGCATCATCAACGGGTTCATCGAGCACGGCATGCCCGGCTTCGGCACCGCCCTTGACGATCACGAGATCGCCGCCGTCGCCACCTTCGTGCGCAACTCCTGGGGCAACGACTTCGGAGCCGTACTCGACGAGGAGGTGAGCGCAGAGAGGTGA
- a CDS encoding PQQ-dependent dehydrogenase, methanol/ethanol family has protein sequence MMETSSPRRGGRSALAAFLKALALAAVVALGTASANPELLRMQRDASQWPMANGNYQGWNFSRLDQITSYNVKNLQVKWTLQLGVTDSLEAPPIVVGNTMYILTPKPNTVYALDLAREGYILWSYRPEQPNLDQAKACCGAQSRGLSYADGKIIINTLDGQLIALNAATGAVVWNTQVTDLSITETTTNAPLIVGDNIIIGNEGGERGVRGWVAAYDLQSGTQVWKYYSTGPNEDMGIGERWAPFYEADKRWTQPGVDTWYGDSWKLGGGTAWGYFTYDPESNLFYYGTSNCAPWNPDYRRDPATAPDLETYSSKYCASTIARDATTGEMVWAYSNTPQDQWDFDEPGQNFVADLTIDGKLVKALIKPARNGFFYVFDRLTGELVREPFAYTNVNWATGVDMETGVPIYNEDALTFTDIPTPISVCPFIAGNNWYNDAYSPATGLVYFQAENRCATFTGTEAEYTPGESYILMSFTDIGNGPGGWTGELQAWDPVTGQKAWGLKSTVSQDAKPVFATAGGLVFGGTDTGEFRAVDAASGRVLWTFRTGSNFRGSPMSFTGPDGRQYIAVVTSQAPTDPQIGADTAADNAGRYRRTGSTLYVFGLP, from the coding sequence ATGATGGAAACCAGCTCCCCCCGGCGAGGCGGGCGCAGCGCCCTCGCAGCGTTCCTCAAGGCGCTCGCGCTCGCGGCCGTCGTCGCTCTCGGCACGGCCTCGGCGAACCCGGAACTGCTGCGCATGCAACGCGACGCGAGCCAATGGCCGATGGCGAACGGCAACTACCAGGGCTGGAACTTCAGCCGGCTCGACCAGATAACCAGCTACAACGTCAAGAACCTGCAGGTGAAGTGGACGCTGCAACTCGGCGTTACCGACTCCCTCGAGGCGCCGCCCATCGTGGTCGGCAACACGATGTACATCCTCACGCCCAAGCCGAACACCGTCTACGCCCTCGACCTTGCCCGCGAGGGATACATCCTGTGGTCGTACCGGCCCGAGCAGCCGAACCTCGACCAGGCCAAGGCCTGCTGCGGCGCCCAGTCGCGCGGCCTGAGCTACGCCGACGGCAAGATCATCATCAACACGCTCGACGGCCAGCTCATCGCGCTCAACGCCGCCACGGGCGCGGTCGTCTGGAACACCCAGGTGACCGACCTGAGCATCACGGAGACCACCACCAACGCCCCCCTCATCGTCGGCGACAACATCATCATCGGCAACGAGGGCGGCGAGCGCGGCGTGCGCGGTTGGGTCGCGGCCTACGACCTGCAGAGCGGCACCCAGGTGTGGAAGTACTACAGCACCGGCCCCAACGAGGACATGGGCATCGGCGAGCGCTGGGCGCCCTTCTACGAGGCCGATAAGCGCTGGACGCAGCCCGGCGTCGACACCTGGTACGGCGACTCCTGGAAGCTCGGCGGCGGCACGGCGTGGGGCTACTTCACCTACGACCCGGAGTCCAACCTCTTCTACTACGGCACCTCGAACTGCGCGCCGTGGAACCCCGACTACCGTCGCGACCCGGCCACGGCCCCCGACCTCGAGACCTACAGCTCGAAGTACTGCGCCTCGACCATCGCCCGCGACGCCACCACCGGCGAGATGGTGTGGGCCTACTCCAACACCCCGCAGGACCAGTGGGACTTCGACGAGCCGGGTCAGAACTTCGTCGCCGACCTCACCATCGACGGCAAGCTCGTCAAGGCGCTCATCAAGCCGGCCCGCAACGGCTTCTTCTACGTGTTCGACCGGCTGACGGGCGAGCTCGTGCGCGAACCGTTCGCGTACACGAACGTCAACTGGGCGACGGGCGTCGACATGGAGACCGGCGTCCCCATCTACAACGAGGACGCGCTCACCTTCACCGACATCCCCACCCCGATCTCGGTCTGCCCGTTCATCGCGGGGAACAACTGGTACAACGACGCCTACTCGCCCGCCACGGGCCTCGTCTACTTCCAGGCCGAGAACCGCTGCGCCACCTTCACGGGGACCGAGGCGGAGTACACGCCCGGCGAGAGCTACATCCTCATGAGCTTCACCGACATCGGCAACGGCCCCGGCGGCTGGACCGGCGAGCTCCAGGCATGGGACCCCGTCACGGGCCAGAAGGCGTGGGGCCTCAAGTCGACCGTCTCGCAGGACGCCAAACCCGTCTTCGCCACCGCCGGCGGGCTCGTCTTCGGCGGAACCGACACCGGCGAGTTCCGCGCCGTGGACGCCGCCAGCGGCCGCGTGCTCTGGACGTTCCGCACGGGCTCCAACTTCCGCGGCTCCCCCATGAGCTTCACGGGGCCCGACGGGCGCCAGTACATAGCCGTGGTGACGAGCCAGGCGCCCACCGACCCGCAGATCGGCGCCGACACGGCGGCCGACAACGCTGGTCGTTACCGCCGCACTGGTTCCACCCTCTACGTCTTCGGCCTTCCCTGA
- a CDS encoding response regulator transcription factor, translating to MRVLLLEDHADIADALLESLTAARYAASWVRTREEAYGAMAAGGFDLAVLDVMLPGDDDAGFALATDLRRAGYDGPLLFVSARDTEADRVAGLDLGGDDYLVKPFGLREFMARVRALLRRRAQTKAAVLDRAGLRVDLAARRVAWQGATVDVSDREFAMLELFALYPDRVFSADELVDRLFPSAASGPGVVRVYVSQLRHKLADGVIRTVAGGYRLGAP from the coding sequence ATGCGCGTCCTGCTGCTCGAAGATCACGCCGACATCGCCGACGCGTTGTTGGAGTCGCTGACGGCCGCGCGCTACGCAGCCAGTTGGGTGAGGACCCGCGAGGAGGCCTACGGCGCCATGGCCGCGGGCGGCTTCGACCTCGCCGTGCTGGACGTGATGCTACCGGGCGACGACGACGCCGGCTTCGCGCTGGCGACCGACCTGCGCCGGGCCGGCTACGACGGGCCGCTGCTGTTCGTCTCGGCGCGCGACACCGAGGCCGACAGGGTGGCGGGCCTGGACCTGGGCGGCGACGACTACCTGGTCAAGCCGTTCGGCCTGCGGGAGTTCATGGCCAGGGTGCGGGCCCTGTTGCGGCGCCGCGCCCAGACGAAGGCGGCGGTCCTCGACCGGGCCGGCCTGCGCGTCGACCTGGCGGCGCGTCGCGTCGCCTGGCAAGGCGCCACCGTCGACGTCAGCGACCGCGAGTTCGCGATGCTCGAACTCTTCGCCCTCTATCCCGACCGCGTCTTCAGCGCCGACGAGCTGGTCGACCGCCTCTTCCCGTCCGCCGCGTCCGGCCCGGGCGTGGTGAGGGTGTACGTGAGCCAGCTACGCCACAAGCTGGCGGACGGCGTCATCCGCACCGTGGCCGGCGGCTACCGCCTCGGAGCGCCGTGA